The DNA region AGTAGTCGCTGCCCGAGGCGCGAAGCGCCAACGGCACCAGCCGCCTGAGGTCCATCTCTACGTTCAGCGTCAGGTGCAGCGCCCAGGCGATCTGCGCCAGGCAGATCTTCTCGATCGCGGGGCCGACCACCGGCACACGCATCACCCAGTGCTGCAGCGGGCGGGTCCACAGCCGGCCGGAGCGGATGGCGCTGACCACGATGCCGATGCTCACCGCGATCGCGATCAGCCACAGCGTGTAGATGATCAGCCCCGGCACGCCGATCAGCCCCCAGCCCAGCACGTCGATCGGGCGGCCATCGGCGCCGGGGGGGATCATCCCCAGGATCAAGATCAGCAGCCCGATGATGCCGACCGCCGCGGCCAACTGCAGCAGCGGCCACGCCAGCTCTGCGCGGAACATGCGGGCCATCTTCCAGCGGTGGTCGTAGTGCTGCGACAGGCGTCGCATCACCTCGCTGAGGGTGCCGGTCTTCTCGCCGACGTCGACCATGTCGAGCATCAGCCGCGGGAACACGGCGCCGGCGTCGTGCATCGCCTCCGAGAGGGTCTCGCCGCGGGCCACTCCGTCACGCACCACGGCGAAGCGCTCCGCCACACGGCCCGAGGCGCTCTGGGCCTCGCGCTCCCAGGTGCGGCGGATATCGATGCCCGACTCGGCCGAGATCGCCAGCCGGTGGCACAGCTCCGCCAACCGCTTCGATCCGAGCGTGGGGGAGCCGAAGATCATCGTTGCCCCGGACAAAGACCCTACTTACTCTGAGGCTCAGTGGTTAACCGTCGTCAGTTGTTGCTGAAGTCGAGGTTGGCGGCCACGCCGCGGCCCAGGGGGTTCTTCACGAAGCGCTTGCGGCACGCGCTGCAGAGGTCGTAGCGGGCCTGGTGGTAGACGTCGGCGCCGACGTCGGGGTCGCTGAGGTCGTCGACCCCTTCGAGGATGTCTTCGATTTCTTGCAGGTGGTCGCGTTCTTCCCCGGGGTCGGCGTCTGCGTCGAGCGACGCGTAGACCTCCAGTCTCACCACGTAGCGCACCTCGTCTTCGCAGTCGATCGCTCGGTGACACAGGTCACAGGTGAAGTGGATCATCTCAGCGTGCCCCGGGAACATCGGATGGATAACGACGCGTGCCGTCTCGTAGGCTCCATCCTAGTGAGTCGGCGCGCTGGGGGGCAAGTCGAGGTGGGGGCGGCGCCGGTCGGAACGCCGGCCCGAACAATGGGTCGTAACGTCCACGCGCGTCTGGGCAAGAGGAGGATCGCGCTTCCGGAAGGGGCCTCGCGGCGCCCCAGAGAACCTTCTGCGCTCCCCCGGGGTCCTAGGGTAAAGAATTGAGGAAGGCGCAAGATTCGCTGGCACGAGCGAACCTTCCCGGTTAGGATCAAAGTACTGTGCCAGCCCGATAGCCAGGGGCAACCCCGCAAGCGAGGGAGCATGTCGACCGCGTCACCCGCAGCGCTTAACGCCAGCGTATTGGTCCTCAAC from Pirellulimonas nuda includes:
- a CDS encoding type II secretion system F family protein is translated as MIFGSPTLGSKRLAELCHRLAISAESGIDIRRTWEREAQSASGRVAERFAVVRDGVARGETLSEAMHDAGAVFPRLMLDMVDVGEKTGTLSEVMRRLSQHYDHRWKMARMFRAELAWPLLQLAAAVGIIGLLILILGMIPPGADGRPIDVLGWGLIGVPGLIIYTLWLIAIAVSIGIVVSAIRSGRLWTRPLQHWVMRVPVVGPAIEKICLAQIAWALHLTLNVEMDLRRLVPLALRASGSDYYKSHAPQMVADVEAGRPLNHAFAHAGVFPAPFLDSLAVAEESGQIVESMARLSRQYQEEAEGAIHTLTVVSGFLVWGAVATLIVVMIFRLASFYLGILNDAIKM